One window of the Alligator mississippiensis isolate rAllMis1 chromosome 5, rAllMis1, whole genome shotgun sequence genome contains the following:
- the PDK4 gene encoding pyruvate dehydrogenase kinase, isozyme 4, producing MKAARIALRTAAPLVASGPPARREVERFARFSPSPLSMQQFLDFGSVNGCERTSFAFLRQELPVRLANILKEIDLLPVQLQSTPSVTLVKSWYMQSLMDLVEFHQKSPDDHRVLSDFIDSLVTVRNRHHNVVPTMAQGIIEYKDTFKVDPVMNQNIQYFLDRFYMNRISFRMLINQHALLFDGNANLMHPQQIGSIDPCCDVVAVVHDAFESSRMLCEQYYLTSPELKLTQVNGKAPGQAIHIVYVPSHLFHMLFELFKNAMRATIEYQESLSSLSPIEVTVVLGNEDLTIKISDRGGGVPVRQVERLFSYMYSTAPRPVMDDSHSAPLAGFGYGLPISRLYAKYFQGNLNLYSISGYGIDAVIYLKALSTDSIEKLPVFNKSAYKHYQATSEADDWCVPSKEPKNLAKQSIAI from the exons ATGAAGGCGGCCCGCATAGCGCTGCGCACAGCCGCCCCGCTGGTGGCGAGCGGCCCCCCGGCGCGGCGGGAGGTGGAGCGCTTCGCCCGCTTCTCGCCGTCCCCGCTCTCCATGCAGCAGTTCCTGGACTTCG GGTCGGTGAATGGATGTGAGAGAACCTCTTTTGCCTTTCTGCGACAGGAGCTTCCCGTGCGGCTAGCAAATATCCTGAAAGAAATTGACCTCCTTCCTGTTCAGTTGCAGAGCACTCCCTCCGTCACCCTGGTGAAGAGCTG GTATATGCAGAGTCTAATGGATCTAGTTGAGTTCCATCAAAAAAGTCCAGATGATCACAGGGTTTTATCTGA CTTTATAGATTCACTCGTTACAGTCCGAAACCGACACCACAATGTTGTCCCTACTATGGCACAAGGAATAATTGAATACAAAGACACCTTTAAAGTGGACCCAGTCATGAATCAAAACATTCAATACTTCTTGGATAGATTTTACATGAACCGTATTTCCTTCCGGATGCTAATAAATCAGCATG cacTTCTTTTTGATGGTAATGCCAACTTGATGCATCCCCAGCAAATTGGAAGCATTGATCCTTGCTGTGATGTGGTGGCAGTAGTTCATG atgCTTTTGAAAGCTCCCGGATGCTCTGTGAACAGTATTACTTAACTTCACCAGAACTGAAGCTGACTCAAGTGAATG GAAAAGCGCCGGGACAAGCCATTCACATAGTGTATGTTCCTTCTCACCTTTTCCATATGTTGTTTGAGCTATTTAAG AACGCAATGAGAGCAACAATTGAGTATCAAGAAAGCTTGTCCTCACTTTCTCCAATTGAAGTAACAGTTGTTCTGGGAAATGAAGACCTAACAATAAAG ATCTCTGACAGAGGGGGCGGTGTTCCTGTGAGGCAAGTTGAGCGCCTGTTTAGCTACATGTATTCTACAGCACCAAGGCCAGTGATGGATGATTCTCATAGTGCTCCTCTG GCTGGCTTTGGGTATGGCTTACCAATTTCTCGGTTGTATGCTAAATACTTCCAAGGAAACTTGAATCTGTACTCCATATCGGGTTATGGAATAGATGCTGTTATCTACCTGAAG gcCCTCTCAACAGATTCAATAGAAAAACTCCCAGTATTCAACAAATCTGCCTATAAGCATTATCAAGCAACTTCAGAGGCAGATGACTGGTGTGTCCCCAGCAAAGAACCAAAAAACCTAGCAAAGCAAAGCATAGCTATTTGA